Proteins encoded in a region of the Benincasa hispida cultivar B227 chromosome 2, ASM972705v1, whole genome shotgun sequence genome:
- the LOC120071114 gene encoding protein TSS, protein MAPKAGKTKPHKPKGDKKKKEEKVLPTVVELTVETPEDSQVTLKGISTDRILDVRKLLGVHVETCHLTNFSLSHEVRGSRLKDSVDIISLKPCHLTIVQEDYTEELAVAHIRRLLDIVACTTSFGGSSNSPKSPARTSPKDLASKESCLTDYEAALPSPETGSEQSFKPKSTGTGDKKVATGSGGGAQNLRHGPKGFRNLDGSYDSSEKADGSISMCPPPRLGQFYEFFSYSYLTPPLQYIRRSSRPFLVDKTEDDFFQIDVRVCNGKPTTIVASRKGFYPAGKHLLLNHSLVGLLQQISRAFDAAYRALMKAFTDHNKFGNLPYGFRANTWVVPPVVAENPSTFPQLPVEDENWGGNGGGQGRDGKHNLREWAKEFAILVAMPCKTAEERQIRDRKAFLLHSLFVDVSVFKAVEVINRLIKTSQFPVNDPNSLVSHEEVVGDLIIKVTRDVQDASIKLDCKNDGSLVLGVSTEDFSRRNLLKGITADESATVHDTSTLGVVVIRHCGYTAIVKVTAEVNWEGNPIPQDIDIEDQPEGGENALNVNSLRMLLHKSITPQASNTSTRSPSTNVDHLQYSRTIVREVIEESLLRLQEEPAKNSRSIRWELGACWVQHLQNQASGKTEPKKTEETKLEPVVKGLGKQGGLLKEIKRKTDLGTSKVEPGKEVDPTNQKELEKQDEDMEQMWKMLLPESAYLRLKESETGLHKKSPEELIDMAHNYYADTALPKLVADFGSLELSPVDGRTLTDFMHTRGLQMCSLGRVVELADKLPHVQSLCIHEMIVRAYKHILQAVIAAVNFSDLATSIASCLNVLLGTPSVEDETDWNDDCNLKWKWVKTFLLKRFGWQWKNDSAQDLRKYAILRGLCHKVGLELVPRDYNMESASPFTKSDIISMVPVYKHVACSSADGRTLLESSKTSLDKGKLEDAVNYGTKALSKLVSVCGPYHRMTAGAYSLLAVVLYHTGDFNQATIYQQKALDINERELGLDHPDTMKSYGDLAVFYYRLQHTELALKYVNRALYLLHLTCGPSHPNTAATYINVAMMEEGLGNVHVALRYLHEALKCNQRLLGADHIQTAASYHAIAIALSLMEAYSLSVQHEQTTLQILQAKLGSEDLRTQDAAAWLEYFESKALEQQEAARNGTPKPDASISSKGHLSVSDLLDYIAPDADLKVRDAQRKARNKIKGKSGQYTETGAEEVHKDEDLSPNYSAIESPSDKENKSQEAPLEEHVIEKPDTVLFDATKLNKNVDQVQDEASDGDWQEAVPKGRSILGRKSSGSKRPSLAKLNTNFINVSQSSRYRGKPNSFVSPRTSSSESTASVGSSVPVPQKLTKSGSFSSKPTSSLFSPGSVEKISDPKSAPCSPALTDQVAKSASISASGSVQVAGKLFSYKEVALAPPGTIVKAATEQLAKGPNHVEVSSPEIQETATAELTHGEVATVKDGEDVKVEGIGAEQKVEGLVNEITETDKQKSISAQLQEEAVKCSSMENRMAGADELQVITKPSDEIEVESSEASIQIEECITVSPENDCISCEENSSVSREKATENDLPVDSVDVKPIPTEVEKQDEVEGGKETTKKLSATAPPFNPSTIPVFGSVSGPGFKDHGGILPPPINIPPMLTVNPVRRSPHQSATARVPYGPRLSGGYNRSGNRIPRNKPISQNSDHSADGNLFNAPRIMNPHAAEFVPGHPWVPNGYPVSPNAYLASPNGFPFPPNGILLSPTGYPAPVNGIPVTQNGSPVDASSPGVDVDSKIKIKTEDEKNNDKTNSATDVECENQQEMEPKPHVESLETDHSQSDVQEKLHDSALVAACDSVATKEVSQDMVLEKKSSKHWGDYSDNEAEIVEVSS, encoded by the exons ATGGCTCCCAAAGCTGGAAAAACAAAGCCTCATAAGCCTAAAGGagacaagaaaaagaaagaagagaaag TTTTGCCCACTGTTGTTGAACTTACGGTTGAAACTCCAGAAGACTCGCAAGTGACCCTTAAG GGAATATCGACGGACAGGATCTTGGATGTGAGGAAGCTATTAGGCGTACACGTGGAGACGTGTCATTTAACGAATTTCTCGTTGTCGCACGAG gtTCGAGGGTCTAGGCTAAAAGATTCGGTGGACATCATCTCTCTAAAACCCTGCCACCTCACAATCGTCCAAG AGGACTACACAGAAGAACTCGCCGTCGCGCACATCCGGCGACTGCTGGATATCGTCGCTTGCACCACCTCATTCGGCGGATCCTCCAATTCCCCCAAGTCACCGGCTCGAACCAGTCCCAAAGACCTTGCCTCGAAAGAATCTTGTTTGACCGATTATGAGGCTGCACTACCCAGTCCCGAAACCGGCAGCGAGCAGAGTTTCAAACCTAAATCGACCGGAACCGGAGATAAGAAGGTGGCCACTGGCTCTGGCGGTGGGGCACAGAATCTCAGACATGGGCCTAAGGGTTTCAGAAACCTGGACGGCTCATACGATAGTTCGGAGAAAGCTGATGGCTCCATTTCAATGTGCCCGCCGCCGCGGCTTGGCCAATTCTATGAGTTCTTCTCCTATTCTTACCTGACACCACCACTTCAAT ACATTCGGAGATCAAGTCGTCCATTCCTTGTGGATAAGACAGAAGATGATTTCTTTCAGATTGAT GTTCGAGTTTGCAATGGAAAACCAACAACAATTGTTGCTTCAAGAAAAGGGTTTTACCCTGCTGGGAAACATCTTCTTCTTAATCATTCCTTGGTGGGACTGTTGCAGCAGATAAGCAGAGCATTTGATGCT GCATATAGAGCTCTTATGAAAGCTTTCACAGATCACAACAAA TTTGGAAACCTACCTTATGGTTTTAGGGCAAATACTTGGGTGGTTCCTCCTGTTGTTGCTGAGAACCCATCTACTTTCCCCCAACTTCCTGTAGAAGATGAGAATTGGGGAGGAAATGGAGGAGGGCAAGGAAGAGATGGCAAGCATAATCTCAGAGAATGGGCAAAAGAGTTTGCAATTCTGGTTGCAATGCCTTGCAAAACTGCAGAGGAGAGGCAAATCCGTGATAGAAAAGCATTTCTGCTTCACAGTTTATTTGTCGATGTGTCGGTCTTTAAAGCTGTTGAAGTAATCAATCGGCTTATCAAGACTAGTCAATTTCCTGTGAATGATCCAAATAGTTTAGTATCTCACGAGGAAGTTGTTGGAGATTTAATCATTAAGGTAACAAGAGACGTACAAGATGCAAGCATAAAATTGGACTGTAAAAATGATGGGAGCTTGGTTCTAGGAGTATCGACGGAGGATTTTTCTCGTAGAAATTTACTTAAAGGCATAACTGCTGATGAGAGTGCTACTGTCCAT GACACTTCCACATTAGGCGTTGTGGTCATTAGACATTGTGGCTACACAGCTATTGTGAAAGTTACAGCCGAGGTGAATTGGGAGGGAAATCCCATTCCTCAGGACATTGACATTGAAGATCAACCAGAAGGAGGAGAAAATGCTCTAAATGTTAATAg CTTGAGAATGTTGCTGCACAAGTCAATCACACCTCAGGCATCAAATACTTCTACACGATCGCCGAGCACAAATGTTGATCATTTACAATATTCAAGGACGATTGTGAGGGAGGTAATAGAAGAAAGTTTGTTAAGGTTGCAGGAAGAACCTGCCAAAAACTCTAGGTCCATTAGGTGGGAGCTTGGTGCATGTTGGGTTCAACATTTGCAAAATCAGGCTTCAGGAAAAACTGAGCCTAAGAAAACAGAAGAAACCAAGTTAGAGCCAGTTGTAAAGGGTCTTGGAAAACAAGGTGGACTTTTAAAGGAGATTAAGAGAAAAACAGACCTTGGAACTAGTAAAGTAGAACCTGGGAAGGAAGTTGATCCCACTAACCAAAAGGAACTGGAGAAACAAGACGAGGATATGGAACAAATGTGGAAAATGTTGCTTCCTGAATCTGCTTATTTGCGACTGAAAGAATCAGAAACCGGTCTTCACAAAAAG TCACCCGAGGAGTTGATTGATATGGCTCATAATTATTATGCTGATACTGCCCTTCCGAAACTG GTTGCAGACTTTGGATCCCTTGAACTCTCACCTGTTGATGGAAGGACGTTGACAGATTTCATGCACACCCGGGGGTTGCAAATGTGTTCATTGGGCCGTGTG GTTGAACTTGCAGATAAGCTTCCACATGTGCAATCTTTATGTATACATGAAATGATTGTTCGCGCTTATAAACACATATTGCAAGCAGTTATAGCTGCAGTCAATTTTTCTGACTTGGCCACATCAATAGCATCCTGTCTAAATGTGTTGTTGGGAACACCTTCAGTTGAAGATGAAACCGATTGGAATgatgattgtaatttgaaatgGAAGTGGGTGAAAACATTCCTTCTAAAGAGATTTGGATGGCAATGGAAAAATGACAGCGCTCAAGATCTCAGAAAATATGCTATCCTTCGAGGATTATGTCACAAG GTTGGGCTAGAGCTTGTCCCCAGAGATTACAACATGGAAAGTGCGTCACCTTTCACAAAGTCAGATATTATTAGCATGGTCCCTGTGTACAAG CATGTTGCATGTTCGTCTGCAGATGGGCGTACACTGTTGGAATCTTCCAAAACTTCTTTGGATAAAGGGAAATTGGAGGATGCTGTTAATTATGGTACAAAG GCACTCTCAAAACTTGTCTCTGTTTGCGGTCCATATCATCGAATGACTGCTGGAGCATATAGTCTTCTGGCAGTTGTGCTTTATCACACAGGGGATTTTAATCAG GCAACAATATATCAGCAAAAAGCATTGGATATTAATGAGAGAGAACTTGGACTTGACCACCCTGATACAATGAAAAGTTATGGAGATCTAGCTGTTTTCTATTATCGACTTCAGCACACAGAATTGGCGTTGAA GTATGTTAACCGAGCTCTGTACCTTTTGCATTTGACTTGTGGACCTTCTCATCCAAACACAGCAGCTACTTACATTAACGTAGCAATGATGGAAGAAGGTTTAGGAAATGTGCATGTTGCTTTAAGATACCTGCATGAGGCTTTGAAGTGCAACCAAAGACTTCTAGGGGCTGATCACATACAG ACTGCTGCAAGCTACCATGCGATAGCAATTGCTCTTTCTTTAATGGAAGCATACTCACTGAGTGTTCAGCATGAGCAGACCACTCTGCAAATACTACAGGCCAAACTTGGATCTGAGGATTTGCGTACTCAG GACGCAGCTGCATGGCTCGAGTACTTTGAATCAAAGGCCTTGGAGCAGCAGGAAGCTGCACGAAATGGCACCCCTAAGCCAGACGCTTCCATCTCCAGTAAAGGTCATTTGAG TGTGTCAGACCTCTTGGATTATATAGCCCCTGATGCAGATTTAAAAGTCAGAGATGCTCAAAGGAAAGCTCGTAACAAG ATCAAAGGAAAATCGGGTCAATACACAGAAACAGGTGCTGAAGAAGTCCATAAGGACGAAGATTTGTCGCCAAATTATTCTGCCATTGAGAGTCCAAGTGATAAAGAAAACAAATCTCAAGAAGCCCCGTTGGAGGAACATGTAATTGAAAAACCTGACACGGTTCTGTTTGATGCTACGAAGCTTAATAAAAATGTTGACCAAGTGCAAGATGAGGCCTCAGATGGTGACTGGCAAGAGGCTGTTCCTAAAGGCCGTTCTATTTTAGGTCGCAAGTCTTCAGGTTCAAAGAGACCAAGCTTGGCAAAATTGAATACCAATTTCATAAACGTATCTCAATCATCAAGATACAGAGGAAAGCCTAATAGCTTTGTATCTCCTAGAACCAGCTCAAGTGAATCTACAGCTTCAGTTGGCTCATCCGTTCCTGTTCCTCAGAAATTGACTAAGAGTGGAAGTTTCAGTTCTAAGCCTACGAGTAGCCTTTTCAGTCCAGGCAGTGTGGAAAAAATATCTGACCCCAAATCAGCTCCATGTTCTCCTGCCTTAACTGATCAAGTTGCAAAATCTGCATCTATATCTGCTTCAGGAAGTGTTCAGGTAGCTGGAAAACTTTTCTCATACAAAGAAGTTGCATTGGCTCCACCTGGAACTATTGTAAAGGCAGCGACAGAGCAGCTGGCAAAAGGGCCTAATCATGTTGAAGTGAGTTCACCAGAAATCCAGGAGACAGCTACAGCTGAGCTCACTCATGGTGAAGTAGCCACCGTCAAAGATGGAGAGGATGTGAAAGTTGAGGGAATTGGTGCAGAACAAAAAGTTGAAGGCCTTGTCAATGAGATTACAGAAACAGACAAACAGAAATCTATATCTGCCCAACTCCAGGAGGAGGCTGTGAAGTGTTCATCCATGGAAAATAGAATGGCGGGTGCTGATGAATTGCAAGTGATTACCAAGCCCAGTGATGAAATAGAAGTTGAAAGTTCTGAGGCTTCAATACAAATAGAAGAATGTATTACTGTTTCCCCAGAAAATGATTGTATTTCATGCGAAGAAAATTCATCTGTTTCAAGAGAAAAGGCAACTGAAAATGATTTACCAGTTGATAGTGTTGATGTTAAGCCGATACCGACTGAAGTAGAAAAGCAAGATGAAGTGGAAGGTGGGAAGGAGACAACTAAGAAACTTTCTGCTACTGCACCTCCCTTCAATCCATCTACGATCCCCGTCTTTGGCTCAGTTTCAGGTCCAGGATTTAAAGATCATGGAGGCATTTTGCCTCCACCTATTAATATTCCTCCAATGCTTACTGTAAATCCAGTTCGCAGATCGCCACATCAGTCAGCAACAGCCAGGGTACCCTATGGTCCACGGTTATCCGGTGGCTACAATAGATCTGGTAATCGGATCCCCCGTAACAAACCAATTTCACAAAATAGTGATCATAGTGCGGATGGGAATCTCTTCAATGCTCCTAGAATTATGAATCCCCATGCAGCTGAGTTTGTACCTGGCCACCCTTGGGTTCCAAATGGTTATCCAGTATCTCCAAATGCATATTTGGCTTCTCCAAATGGTTTCCCGTTTCCCCCTAATGGTATCCTGCTGTCCCCAACTGGTTATCCGGCACCAGTTAATGGTATTCCAGTGACTCAAAATGGAAGTCCAGTAGATGCATCTTCACCAGGTGTAGATGTtgattccaaaataaaaatcaagactgaagatgaaaaaaataatgataaaactAATTCTGCAACTGATGTTGAATGTGAGAATCAACAAGAAATGGAGCCAAAGCCACATGTTGAATCTTTAGAAACTGATCACTCGCAATCTGATGTTCAAGAAAAGCTCCACGACTCTGCTCTGGTGGCTGCGTGTGATTCTGTTGCAACAAAAGAAGTTTCCCAGGACATGGTTTTGGAGAAAAAATCTAGCAAGCATTGGGGAGATTACAGTGACAATGAAGCTGAGATTGTTGAGGTTTCTAGTTGA
- the LOC120071517 gene encoding uncharacterized protein LOC120071517: MKKDAAVIDFRLHSFPIFHNSPTRSTMAMVNSSFIFIGVSTVPYPLSNNNHSRKFRITSAKLTEDSDSDSKSSQLKFPSLRVSNPLLARSVVSVLGLGFVDAGYSGDWSRIGVITKESEELLKIGAFLVVPFCVFLVFSFSRLDSDSS; encoded by the exons ATGAAAAAGGATGCGGCCGTAATTGATTTCCGCCTGCATTCATTTCCGATTTTCCATAATAGTCCAACCAGATCGACAATGGCGATGGTAAATTCAAGTTTTATCTTCATTGGTGTCTCCACCGTACCTTATCCCCTTTCGAACAACAACCATAGCAGAAAATTCAGAATCACATCGGCAAAACTTACGGAAGATTCCGATTCAGATTCCAAATCATCTCAACTCAAATTTCCCTCACTGAGAGTTTCAAATCCACTTCTCGCCCGATCTGTCGTTTCGGTTCTCGGATTAGGGTTCGTCGATGCAGG GTACAGTGGAGATTGGTCTAGAATTGGAGTAATTACGAAGGAGAGCGAAGAATTGCTAAAGATTGGAGCCTTCTTGGTGGTTCCGTTTTGCGTATTTCTGGTTTTTTCTTTCTCCAGATTAGATTCGGATTCTTCATAA